Proteins from a single region of Amycolatopsis sp. CA-230715:
- a CDS encoding beta-ketoacyl synthase N-terminal-like domain-containing protein, whose amino-acid sequence MNGRGVAITDWAAVSPFGIGRDAFANGIREAKGTAAALDPERWPTAEDRACLVPGFEVREVLGNAGTRTMDRFTGLAVAAIGDLLRRWAGDPDTGDRAETGLVLGTTMGSAQSTMDFVRPSFTAIAPFFVDPAQMPNAVMNCAAARSAIWHRLTGPNATVAGGHSAGLHALGYARRLMRYGHAAHVVCGAVEEYSAARSWLEHHTRDGARAAAAPGEGCAVLMLEEPGAEAPLADVLDVVSEACLDEDFGRAVRTCLRELLDRSGARAEEVWAASVSDAPGPAGEQERDAVRELFGDGPVERVPVAGLIGDTAAASGAFQIAAVLAVAEEDTGAAGRLAAISSVDGDGTVSAALLRLRGRAC is encoded by the coding sequence GTGAACGGGCGCGGCGTGGCGATCACGGACTGGGCCGCGGTGTCCCCGTTCGGCATCGGCCGCGACGCCTTCGCGAACGGGATACGGGAAGCCAAGGGCACCGCCGCCGCGCTCGACCCCGAACGGTGGCCGACCGCGGAGGACCGGGCGTGCCTCGTCCCCGGTTTCGAAGTGCGCGAAGTGCTCGGCAACGCGGGGACCCGCACGATGGACCGGTTCACCGGCCTCGCGGTCGCCGCGATCGGGGATCTGCTCAGGCGCTGGGCGGGGGATCCCGACACCGGCGACCGCGCGGAGACCGGATTGGTGCTCGGCACCACGATGGGCAGCGCGCAGAGCACAATGGACTTCGTGCGGCCGTCCTTCACGGCCATAGCGCCGTTTTTCGTCGATCCGGCGCAGATGCCGAACGCGGTGATGAACTGCGCGGCCGCGCGCAGCGCGATCTGGCACCGGCTCACCGGTCCGAACGCGACGGTCGCGGGCGGGCACTCGGCAGGGTTGCACGCGCTCGGCTACGCCCGGAGGTTGATGCGCTACGGGCATGCCGCACACGTCGTGTGCGGCGCGGTCGAGGAGTACTCTGCCGCCCGCTCTTGGCTGGAGCACCACACGAGGGACGGGGCACGGGCCGCGGCGGCCCCCGGTGAAGGCTGTGCCGTCCTGATGCTCGAGGAGCCCGGCGCGGAGGCTCCGCTCGCCGATGTGCTCGACGTCGTGTCGGAGGCGTGCCTCGACGAGGATTTCGGCCGCGCGGTTCGCACCTGCCTGCGCGAACTGCTCGACCGATCCGGTGCGCGGGCCGAGGAGGTCTGGGCGGCCTCGGTGAGCGATGCACCGGGTCCGGCAGGGGAGCAGGAACGCGACGCGGTGCGGGAACTGTTCGGCGACGGCCCGGTGGAGCGGGTACCGGTAGCCGGTCTCATCGGGGACACCGCGGCCGCGTCGGGGGCTTTCCAGATCGCGGCGGTGCTCGCCGTCGCGGAGGAGGACACCGGCGCAGCCGGCCGGCTGGCGGCGATCTCTTCCGTGGACGGCGACGGGACGGTGTCGGCGGCACTGCTGCGGTTGCGGGGGCGCGCGTGCTGA
- a CDS encoding 3-hydroxyacyl-ACP dehydratase FabZ family protein, producing MLTGRACAVLAEPVVVGRAVAENGVWRGTAAVPIAAEEPVFAGHFEDFPIFPGMCVLECAHRGALAIAPAEFGDGRLTAIESARFTAPVYPGDTLTVEVEWRDAGERWYCAAGARVAAREVAVLRLAYLPGGAP from the coding sequence GTGCTGACGGGGCGGGCGTGCGCGGTACTGGCCGAACCGGTGGTCGTCGGCCGGGCAGTCGCCGAAAACGGGGTGTGGCGCGGTACCGCCGCGGTCCCGATCGCCGCCGAGGAGCCGGTCTTCGCCGGGCATTTCGAGGATTTCCCGATCTTTCCCGGGATGTGCGTGCTGGAATGCGCGCACCGCGGCGCGCTCGCGATCGCGCCCGCCGAATTCGGTGACGGGCGGCTGACAGCGATCGAGAGTGCCAGGTTCACCGCGCCGGTCTACCCCGGTGACACGCTGACCGTCGAGGTCGAATGGCGCGACGCGGGCGAGCGCTGGTACTGCGCTGCCGGTGCCCGCGTAGCGGCTCGGGAGGTCGCCGTGCTCCGGCTGGCATACCTGCCGGGAGGCGCACCGTGA
- a CDS encoding 3-hydroxyacyl-ACP dehydratase FabZ family protein — MSARIDLSGALPHRYPMLLVDDIVETVPGERLVARKAVTCNEPWYARLGAAASRSSYPESLVLESWAQAAAVLGQLTLGGADRKPDGVTVLGSVSGVRFAQPVLPGEVLEHHVRLDRVLADTLLFSGRSVVGDTEVLTVSRVVAAWRPAERLRPSAAGRDRVRTEGADQ; from the coding sequence GTGAGCGCGCGGATCGACCTCAGCGGCGCACTGCCGCACCGGTACCCGATGTTGCTGGTGGACGACATCGTGGAGACGGTGCCGGGTGAGCGCCTCGTCGCGCGGAAAGCGGTGACGTGCAACGAACCCTGGTACGCGCGGCTCGGGGCCGCCGCCTCGCGTTCGTCCTATCCGGAAAGCCTCGTACTGGAGTCGTGGGCGCAAGCCGCGGCGGTACTGGGACAGCTCACGCTGGGTGGCGCCGACCGGAAACCGGACGGGGTGACGGTGCTGGGGTCGGTGTCGGGTGTGCGGTTCGCCCAGCCGGTACTGCCGGGTGAAGTGCTCGAACACCATGTCCGGCTCGACCGGGTGCTCGCCGACACCCTGCTGTTCAGCGGGCGGAGCGTGGTCGGTGACACGGAGGTGCTGACGGTGTCCAGGGTGGTGGCCGCGTGGCGGCCCGCCGAGCGGCTTCGCCCGTCGGCAGCCGGGCGGGACCGGGTTCGAACGGAGGGAGCGGACCAGTGA
- the fabG gene encoding 3-oxoacyl-ACP reductase FabG, with protein MTDERTRVALVSGGSRGIGRATVLRLAKDGFAVSFCYRADERAAGELEKEVSELGARVLAVRADVGDAETVKAWVSRTEEELGAIDVAVTSAGIVRDKPLLTMSREDWHDVLDTNLDGVYHVCHAAVFGMLKRKRGCLVTLSSVSGIHGNAKQVNYSAAKAGIIGFSKALAKEVGRYGVRVNVVAPGLIETDMTGQLTEKARESALRAVPLQRMGRAGEVADLIGFLVSDQAAYITGSVFQIDGGITI; from the coding sequence GTGACGGATGAACGAACTCGAGTCGCCCTGGTCAGCGGAGGCTCGCGCGGGATCGGACGCGCCACGGTGCTCAGACTGGCCAAGGACGGTTTCGCGGTGAGCTTCTGCTACCGGGCGGACGAACGGGCCGCAGGCGAGCTGGAGAAGGAAGTGAGCGAGCTGGGCGCGCGCGTGCTTGCGGTGCGCGCGGACGTCGGCGACGCCGAAACGGTGAAGGCGTGGGTGTCGCGCACCGAGGAGGAACTCGGCGCGATCGACGTCGCGGTCACCTCGGCCGGCATCGTACGGGACAAACCGCTGCTGACGATGTCGCGTGAGGACTGGCACGACGTGCTGGACACGAACCTCGACGGCGTCTACCACGTGTGCCACGCGGCGGTGTTCGGCATGTTGAAGCGCAAGCGGGGCTGCCTGGTCACGCTGTCCTCGGTGTCGGGGATCCACGGCAATGCCAAGCAGGTCAACTACTCCGCCGCGAAGGCGGGCATCATCGGCTTTTCGAAGGCGCTGGCCAAGGAAGTCGGCCGCTACGGCGTCCGGGTCAACGTGGTCGCGCCCGGCCTCATCGAAACGGACATGACCGGCCAGCTCACCGAGAAGGCCAGGGAGAGTGCCTTGCGCGCGGTGCCGTTGCAGCGGATGGGCCGCGCCGGCGAAGTGGCCGATCTCATCGGTTTCCTGGTGTCCGACCAGGCCGCCTACATCACCGGGTCGGTATTCCAGATCGACGGCGGAATCACCATCTGA
- a CDS encoding MbtH family protein, whose protein sequence is MTNPFDDPEGTFLVLVNDEGQHSLWPSFAEVPAGWRTVYGPDDREPCLEYVNENWTDMRPKSLIEAMGG, encoded by the coding sequence ATGACCAATCCTTTCGACGATCCCGAAGGCACTTTCCTCGTGCTGGTCAATGACGAGGGGCAGCACTCACTTTGGCCGTCGTTCGCGGAGGTGCCCGCGGGGTGGCGGACCGTGTACGGCCCGGATGACCGGGAACCCTGCCTCGAGTACGTCAACGAGAACTGGACGGACATGCGCCCGAAGAGCCTGATCGAGGCGATGGGTGGCTGA